The following proteins are encoded in a genomic region of Ananas comosus cultivar F153 linkage group 25, ASM154086v1, whole genome shotgun sequence:
- the LOC109703656 gene encoding ALA-interacting subunit 3-like, translated as MNPSSSSTPRRSDGATRDSSNPRKNSNKPKYSRFTQQELPACKPILTPAWVITAYMLVAVVFIPIGLASLSASESVVEIVDRYDVECIPEHLRVDKVAYIRSSETKKTCTRSLSVPKHMKAPVYVYYQLDNFYQNHRRYVKSRSDKQLRYKSKEHDTSSCDPESTTSNGSPITPCGLIAWSLFNDTYKFSLAAKALDVNKKNIAWKSDKDHKFGRDVYPKNFQSGGLIGGGKLDASIPLSEQEDLIVWMRTAALPTFRKLYGKIEADLEPDDKLTVVIENNYNTYSFGGKKKLVLSTTSWIGGKNDFVGIAYLTIGGLCLFLAIGFAVLHLLCPRNLGDPSYLSWNRDAAARPTKL; from the exons ATGAATCCCTCGTCATCTTCGACCCCCCGAAGAAGCGATGGAGCTACGAGAGATTCTTCGAATCCCCGCAAAAATTCCAACAAACCCAAGT ATTCTCGGTTTACGCAGCAGGAGCTCCCGGCTTGCAAACCAATTCTGACACCAGCATGG GTTATCACGGCGTACATGCTTGTTGCAGTCGTTTTTATTCCTATCGGACTTGCGTCCCTATCGGCATCAGAAAGT GTGGTTGAGATCGTCGACAGGTATGATGTCGAATGCATTCCGGAACACTTGCGCGTAGACAAAGTCGCATATATAAGAAGCAGCGAAACTAAGAAGACTTGTACCAGAAGTTTAAGC GTGCCAAAGCATATGAAAGCTCCTGTTTATGTTTATTATCAGCTTGATAACTTCTATCAGAACCACCGAAG GTATGTGAAAAGCCGAAGTGATAAGCAGTTGAGATACAAGTCAAAAGAGCATGACACTAGTTCCTGCGATCCCGAAAGCACGACCTCAAATGGGTCTCCAATAACCCCTTGCGGCCTAATAGCTTGGAGCCTGTTTAACGATACGTATAAATTCTCATTAGCAGCTAAAGCTTTGGATGTGAACAAGAAGAATATAGCCTGGAAGAGTGACAAAGACCATAAGTTTGGACGCGATGTTTATCCTAAAAATTTCCAAAGTGGAGGCCTGATTGGCGGGGGCAAGCTTGATGCCAGTATACCT TTAAGCGAACAAGAAGATCTAATTGTTTGGATGCGCACAGCTGCGTTGCCAACTTTCCGAAAGCTCTATGGGAAGATCGAGGCTGATCTTGAACCGGACGACAAATTAACGGTTGTGATAGAGAACAATTATAATACATACAGTTTTGGAGGGAAAAAGAAATTGGTTCTCTCGACGACTTCTTGGATTGGCGGGAAGAATGATTTTGTTGGCATAGCATATCTCACAATCGGAGGCCTATGCTTGTTCCTGGCAATAGGCTTTGCGGTTTTGCATCTGCTCTGCCCAAG GAACCTTGGAGATCCGAGTTACTTGTCATGGAACAGAGATGCTGCAGCGCGTCCCACAAAACTGTAG
- the LOC109703657 gene encoding NAC domain-containing protein 86-like: protein MAPVGLPPGFRFHPTDEELVNYYLKRKIHGLKIELDIIPEVDLYKCEPWELAEKSFLPSRDPEWYFFGPRDRKYPNGFRTNRATRAGYWKSTGKDRRVVCQSRAIGMKKTLVYYRGRAPQGIRTDWVMHEYRLDDKECEDTMGIQDSYALCRVFKKNVACTEVEEQGQCSIAMVESSLHVIPNSEFDAAAATSPDVPVGSSSCVEEDDKDDAWMQFIADDAWCTSTMSSNEPTDQEPNSCVAFAT, encoded by the exons ATGGCTCCGGTGGGTCTGCCACCGGGCTTTAGGTTCCACCCTACCGACGAAGAGCTCGTGAACTACTACCTCAAGCGGAAGATCCACGGCCTCAAGATCGAGCTCGACATAATTCCGGAGGTCGACCTCTACAAGTGTGAACCATGGGAGTTAGCAG AGAAATCATTCTTGCCGAGTAGGGATCCCGAGTGGTACTTCTTCGGACCTCGGGACCGAAAGTACCCGAACGGCTTCCGCACGAACCGAGCGACCCGGGCGGGATACTGGAAGTCGACGGGGAAGGATCGGCGCGTCGTTTGTCAAAGCCGCGCAATCGGCATGAAGAAGACATTGGTCTACTATCGGGGTCGGGCGCCGCAGGGGATAAGGACGGATTGGGTGATGCACGAGTATCGTCTCGACGACAAGGAATGCGAGGACACTATGGGGATCCAG GATTCTTACGCACTATGCCGAGTGTTCAAGAAAAACGTGGCGTGCACCGAAGTAGAAGAGCAGGGACAGTGCAGCATAGCAATGGTGGAGAGCTCCCTACATGTTATCCCCAACAGCGAGTTCGACGCGGCCGCGGCGACGTCACCGGACGTGCCGGTGGGGTCGTCGTCGTGCGTCGAAGAGGACGATAAGGACGACGCGTGGATGCAGTTCATCGCCGACGACGCGTGGTGCACCTCCACCATGTCAAGCAATGAGCCCACCGATCAGGAGCCCAATTCATGCGTGGCTTTTGCTACttga
- the LOC109703709 gene encoding histone H4-like has translation MSGRGKGGKGLGKGGAKRHRKVLRDNIQGITKPAIRRLARRGGVKRISGLIYEETRGVLKIFLENVIRDAVTYTDFFGIGRLRGRPCWVWDLGFEMGGFGISHAGTANSRICCRYRHWQNAARTXCFWL, from the exons ATGTCGGGGAGGGGGAAGGGGGGGAAGGGGCTGGGGAAGGGCGGGGCGAAGCGCCACCGCAAGGTGCTCCGCGACAACATCCAGGGGATCACGAAGCCCGCGATCCGGCGCCTGGCGCGGCGCGGCGGGGTGAAGCGCATCAGCGGGCTCATCTACGAGGAGACGCGCGGCGTGCTCAAGATCTTCCTCGAGAACGTCATCCGCGACGCCGTCACCTacaccgattt TTTTGGGATTGGGAGGTTAAGAGGGCGTCCTTGCTGGGTTTGGGATTTGGGATTTGAAATGGGAGGCTTCGGCATCTCCCACGCCGGGACCGCGAACTCCCGCATCTGCTGCAGGTACCGCCACTGGCAGAACGCCGCCCGCACGNGATGTTTTTGGCTTTGA
- the LOC109703659 gene encoding UTP--glucose-1-phosphate uridylyltransferase-like, which translates to MASIAAEEKLEKLRSAVASLDQISENEKSGFIDLVIRYLSGGADKIDWSKIETPTGEVLLPYASLAPPPEDLETTRKLLDKLVVLKLNGGLGTTMGCTGPKSVIEVRNGFTFLDLIVMQVESLNNKYGCNVPLILMNSFNTHEDTQKILEKYSKANIEIHTFNQSKYPRLGVEDFLPLPCEGKTGKDGWYPPGHGDMFRSLLDTGKLGLFLSQGKEYVFISNSDNLGGVVDIKILNHLLHSQNEYCMEVTPKTLADVKGGTLISFEGRLQLLEVAQVPDENVNEFKSIERFKIFNTNNLWVNLKAIKRLVEADALKMEIIPNPKEVDGVQVLQLETAVAAGIRFFDNTIGINVPRSRFLPVKATSDLLLVQSDLYTVDDGFVIRSEARISPSNPLVELGPEFKKVANFLDRFKSIPSIVELDRLKIHGDVWFGADVVLKGKVSITAKPGVKLEIPDGAVLEDKEINGP; encoded by the exons ATGGCGTCCATCGCCGCGGAGGAGAAGCTCGAGAAGCTCCGCTCTGCTGTTGCTAGCCTCGATCAGATCAG TGAGAACGAGAAATCCGGGTTCATCGACCTCGTGATACGCTACTTGAG TGGAGGGGCGGATAAGATCGATTGGAGTAAGATCGAGACTCCAACTGGGGAAGTGTTGCTACCGTACGCGAGTTTAGCGCCTCCTCCagaag ATCTCGAGACAACTAGGAAGCTTCTTGACAAGCTTGTTGTACTGAAGCTCAATGGAGGATTGGGCACGACAATGGGATGTACTGGTCCCAA GTCCGTCATTGAAGTCCGTAATGGTTTTACATTTCTTGACCTAATTGTCATGCAAGTAGAG TCTCTAAACAACAAGTATGGGTGCAATGTGCCTTTGATCTTGATGAATTCATTCAATACTCATGAAGATACCCAAAAG ATTTTGGAGAAATATTCCAAGGCGAACATTGAAATTCATACTTTTAATCAG AGCAAGTACCCTCGTTTGGGTGTTGAGGACTTCTTGCCTCTGCCATGCGAAGGGAAAACTGGGAAGGATGGCTG GTATCCTCCAGGGCATGGTGATATGTTCCGGTCCTTATTGGACACGGGCAAGCTTGGTCTGTTTCTGTCACAG GGGAAGGAGTATGTGTTCATCTCAAATTCAGACAACCTGGGTGGCGTAGTTGACATAA AGATACTAAACCATTTGCTCCACAGCCAAAATGAGTATTGTATGGAG GTCACTCCAAAAACTTTGGCTGATGTTAAAGGTGGCACACTAATTTCATTTGAAGGAAGGCTTCAG CTTTTGGAGGTCGCACAAGTACCTGACGAAAAT GTGAATGAATTCAAGTCGATTGAGAGGTTCAAGATTTTCAACACCAACAATCT ATGGGTGAACCTGAAGGCCATTAAGCGGCTCGTCGAAGCTGATGCACTTAAAATGGAGATTATCCCAAACCCCAAG GAAGTGGATGGGGTGCAAGTACTTCAGCTGGAAACAGCGGTTGCTGCGGGGATTCGT TTCTTCGACAATACAATCGGTATTAACGTGCCCAGGTCCAGATTTCTCCCAGTGAAGGCAACATCAGATTTGCTGCTCGTTCAG TCTGATCTTTATACTGTCGATGATGGCTTTGTTATCCGTAGCGAAGCTAGAATAAGCCCCTCAAATCCCTTAGTCGAATTAGGCCCCGAGTTCAAAAAG GTTGCCAATTTCCTCGATCGCTTTAAGTCGATACCCAGTATAGTTGAGCTTGATAGGTTAAAGATCCACGGCGATGTTTGGTTTGGTGCTGACGTAGTACTTAAG GGCAAGGTAAGCATCACAGCAAAACCAGGAGTCAAGTTGGAGATTCCAGATGGAGCTGTGCTTGAAGACAAG GAAATCAACGGCCCTTAG
- the LOC109703663 gene encoding nudix hydrolase 23, chloroplastic-like isoform X3 produces the protein MGISPPRHRLRIKLLQVGNPNIRFCQACGSPTKQVIPDGEEKVRSVCTGCGRIHYENPKMVVGCLVEHDNKVLLCRRKIEPSYGLWTLPAGYVEVGESAAGGAIRETLEEARAEVEILSPFAQLDIPRIGQSYIIFRARLKTPDFSPGPESLECALFAIDDIPFHSLAFSSVIVTLKMYIEDIKAGKLKFHYCTINKRPGASPSDLRTFDIDYHLHS, from the exons ATGGGAATATCGCCGCCGCGCCATCGCCTTCG TATAAAATTGTTGCAGGTAGGTAATCCCAATATTCGTTTCTGTCAAGCTTGTGGAAGTCCAACTAAGCAAGTTATACCAGACGGAGAAGAGAAGGTGAGATCAGTTTGTACGGGCTGCGGGAGAATCCATTATGAAAACCCCAAAATG GTGGTTGGTTGCCTTGTGGAGCACGATAACAAGGTTTTGCTATGCAGGAGGAAAATTGAACCATCTTATGGGCTCTG GACGCTCCCTGCTGGTTATGTGGAGGTTGGGGAGTCCGCTGCAGGAGGAGCAATCAGGGAAACCTTAGAAGAAGCTCGTGCTGAAGTAGAAATACTTTCACCTTTTGCTCAGTTAGACATTCCTCGGATCGGCCAA AGTTATATCATTTTCCGAGCGAGATTAAAGACGCCCGACTTTTCGCCAGGCCCGGAGTCACTAGAATGTGCACTTTTTGCCATAGATGATATACCATTTCATTCTCTAGCATTTTCATCAGTCATTGTTACCTTGAAGATG TACATTGAAGATATTAAGGCTGGAAAGCTCAAATTCCACTACTGCACTATAAACAAGAG GCCAGGCGCGAGTCCATCTGACCTCCGCACTTTTGATATAGACTACCATCTGCATTCATAA
- the LOC109703663 gene encoding nudix hydrolase 23, chloroplastic-like isoform X1: protein MLRSLHLPLLRFALSPFHRCNPSRIPSSRAIASLSKSPAIAPSNAFFLASSSRSRSRSVSGAFRTCSGGSETNPDGNIAAAPSPSVGNPNIRFCQACGSPTKQVIPDGEEKVRSVCTGCGRIHYENPKMVVGCLVEHDNKVLLCRRKIEPSYGLWTLPAGYVEVGESAAGGAIRETLEEARAEVEILSPFAQLDIPRIGQSYIIFRARLKTPDFSPGPESLECALFAIDDIPFHSLAFSSVIVTLKMYIEDIKAGKLKFHYCTINKRPGASPSDLRTFDIDYHLHS from the exons ATGCTCCGATCTCtccacctccctctcctccgCTTCGCCCTCTCTCCCTTCCATCGATGCAACCCTAGCCGCATCCCTTCCTCTCGCGCGATCGCCTCCCTCTCCAAATCCCCCGCGATCGCCCCTTCGAACGCCTTTTTTCTCGCCTCCTCCTCGCGTTCGCGCTCACGCAGCGTCTCCGGAGCGTTTCGCACGTGTTCGGGAGGTTCGGAGACGAATCCTGATGGGAATATCGCCGCCGCGCCATCGCCTTCG GTAGGTAATCCCAATATTCGTTTCTGTCAAGCTTGTGGAAGTCCAACTAAGCAAGTTATACCAGACGGAGAAGAGAAGGTGAGATCAGTTTGTACGGGCTGCGGGAGAATCCATTATGAAAACCCCAAAATG GTGGTTGGTTGCCTTGTGGAGCACGATAACAAGGTTTTGCTATGCAGGAGGAAAATTGAACCATCTTATGGGCTCTG GACGCTCCCTGCTGGTTATGTGGAGGTTGGGGAGTCCGCTGCAGGAGGAGCAATCAGGGAAACCTTAGAAGAAGCTCGTGCTGAAGTAGAAATACTTTCACCTTTTGCTCAGTTAGACATTCCTCGGATCGGCCAA AGTTATATCATTTTCCGAGCGAGATTAAAGACGCCCGACTTTTCGCCAGGCCCGGAGTCACTAGAATGTGCACTTTTTGCCATAGATGATATACCATTTCATTCTCTAGCATTTTCATCAGTCATTGTTACCTTGAAGATG TACATTGAAGATATTAAGGCTGGAAAGCTCAAATTCCACTACTGCACTATAAACAAGAG GCCAGGCGCGAGTCCATCTGACCTCCGCACTTTTGATATAGACTACCATCTGCATTCATAA
- the LOC109703663 gene encoding nudix hydrolase 23, chloroplastic-like isoform X2 gives MLRSLHLPLLRFALSPFHRCNPSRIPSSRAIASLSKSPAIAPSNAFFLASSSRSRSRSVSGAFRTCSGGSETNPDGNIAAAPSPSVGNPNIRFCQACGSPTKQVIPDGEEKVRSVCTGCGRIHYENPKMVVGCLVEHDNKVLLCRRKIEPSYGLWTLPAGYVEVGESAAGGAIRETLEEARAEVEILSPFAQLDIPRIGQSYIIFRARLKTPDFSPGPESLECALFAIDDIPFHSLAFSSVIVTLKMYIEDIKAGKLKFHYCTINKRRESI, from the exons ATGCTCCGATCTCtccacctccctctcctccgCTTCGCCCTCTCTCCCTTCCATCGATGCAACCCTAGCCGCATCCCTTCCTCTCGCGCGATCGCCTCCCTCTCCAAATCCCCCGCGATCGCCCCTTCGAACGCCTTTTTTCTCGCCTCCTCCTCGCGTTCGCGCTCACGCAGCGTCTCCGGAGCGTTTCGCACGTGTTCGGGAGGTTCGGAGACGAATCCTGATGGGAATATCGCCGCCGCGCCATCGCCTTCG GTAGGTAATCCCAATATTCGTTTCTGTCAAGCTTGTGGAAGTCCAACTAAGCAAGTTATACCAGACGGAGAAGAGAAGGTGAGATCAGTTTGTACGGGCTGCGGGAGAATCCATTATGAAAACCCCAAAATG GTGGTTGGTTGCCTTGTGGAGCACGATAACAAGGTTTTGCTATGCAGGAGGAAAATTGAACCATCTTATGGGCTCTG GACGCTCCCTGCTGGTTATGTGGAGGTTGGGGAGTCCGCTGCAGGAGGAGCAATCAGGGAAACCTTAGAAGAAGCTCGTGCTGAAGTAGAAATACTTTCACCTTTTGCTCAGTTAGACATTCCTCGGATCGGCCAA AGTTATATCATTTTCCGAGCGAGATTAAAGACGCCCGACTTTTCGCCAGGCCCGGAGTCACTAGAATGTGCACTTTTTGCCATAGATGATATACCATTTCATTCTCTAGCATTTTCATCAGTCATTGTTACCTTGAAGATG TACATTGAAGATATTAAGGCTGGAAAGCTCAAATTCCACTACTGCACTATAAACAAGAG GCGCGAGTCCATCTGA